The Montipora capricornis isolate CH-2021 chromosome 6, ASM3666992v2, whole genome shotgun sequence genome has a window encoding:
- the LOC138052828 gene encoding tRNA wybutosine-synthesizing protein 5-like, which produces MGEASLALRYLLIIYLEFEVIPFVTLSNIDVPHDHSTIQVFPGHLEPLGSRNTKQSLETISDFLTPVKFFEKYVAPSKPVLIRGGAKLSPAFNAWSDDYFLSFNESRDFKIVAEQRKKEIRTYPAVDISFEEFVKTYERRDIYLVNGVPPFLQKDVLLPPPLLCEEIVEDMLVDTVMWFSSGGTKSVLHNDDVDNINCLFSGTKELLFIDYKKYKGKVPIDFPSGGYSGVDVDSVDFVKYPSLKDVEYYNVSMEPGDCLFIPYKWFHQVRSYDRNIAVNVWWRHKTDFIPQDCDMEPNQTLDKFNFSSLQEEGNNQGTPDFLAHLESLVAERSVSFVDFEQLLKEDPVIIGDHPVVWNEQLSSVTRKIFETLDVDKSGEVSAADMQHLGEDSRIESVIENELARIEDLLEDQLESEQSNSIEDATSKDEL; this is translated from the exons ATGGGCGAAGCTTCGTTAGCCTTAAGATATCTCTTAATCATATACCTAGAATTTGAGGTGATCCCATTCGTCACACTTTCAAATATCGATGTGCCTCATGATCATTCGACGATACAGGTATTTCCAGGTCATTTGGAACCACTGGGATCAAGGAATACAAAACAATCGTTGGAAACGATTTCTGACTTTTTGACTCCTGTTAAATTCTTCGAGAAATATGTGGCTCCTTCTAAGCCTGTGTTGATTCGAGGTGGTGCAAAACTGTCGCCTGCATTCAACGCCTGGAGTGATGACTATTTTCTGTCTTTCAACGAGTCAAGAGATTTCAAAATTGTTGCCGAACAACGTAAAAAAGAAATACGAACGTACCCTGCGGTTGACATCAGCTTCGAGGAGTTTGTCAAAACGTACGAAAGGAGAGATATTTATTTGGTTAATGGTGTTCCTCCGTTTCTTCA AAAAGATGTTCTTCTGCCTCCTCCTTTGTTGTGTGAAGAGATTGTAGAAGACATGCTAGTTGACACG GTCATGTGGTTTAGCAGTGGTGGAACCAAATCTGTTTTGCACAATGATGATGTGGATAATATTAACTGCTTGTTTAGTGGAACCAAAGAACTTTTGTTCATAGACTAcaaaaaatacaaaggaaag GTCCCAATTGATTTCCCTTCTGGAGGATACTCTGGAGTGGATGTTGATAG TGTTGATTTTGTCAAATATCCAAGTTTGAAAGATGTTGAATACTATAATGTCTCAATGGAACCAGGCGACTGTTTATTTATACCTTACAAGTG GTTTCACCAAGTCAGGTCATATGATCGCAACATAGCTGTTAATGTTTGGTGGAGGCACAAAACTGACTTTATTCCCCAGGATTGTGATATGGAACCAAATCAAACTTTGGACAAGTTTAACTTCTCTTCCCTTCAAGAGGAAGGAAATAATCAGGGAACCCCTGACTTCCT CGCTCATCTTGAGTCGTTAGTTGCTGAGAGAAGTGTCTCCTTTGTGGATTTTGAACAACTCTTGAAAGAA GATCCAGTTATTATAGGTGACCATCCCGTCGTGTGGAATGAACAGCTTTCCTCTGTCACCAGAAAG ATATTTGAGACATTAGACGTGGACAAAAGTGGAGAGGTATCAGCAGCTGACATGCAGCATTTGGGAGAAGACAGCCGG ATTGAAAGTGTGATCGAAAACGAGTTGGCCAGGATCGAAGATCTTTTGGAAGATCAACTGGAGTCAGAGCAATCGAACTCTATCGAAGACGCCACTTCAAAAGATGAACTTTAA